Sequence from the Prunus persica cultivar Lovell chromosome G5, Prunus_persica_NCBIv2, whole genome shotgun sequence genome:
AGGCAAGTAGAGGAGGGTTGACAAGGACTACAGCCACTGCAAGCCAAATAGCTCCAACCAATGTTGCTACCCAATCAAGTGGAAACAATGCTACTACACAATCAGCTCCTTGCAATTTAGCTTCACAAGCAGGTCCAAGCAATGTCACTCAAAATACTTCCAGGCCACAAGGGAAAAGGTTCAAATCCCCTGCAAAAATGGCAAGGCCATGGAGGTAAAATACATTGATGGATTAGGATGGATTTTGGAAtgtatatttttaatacatgGGCTAGTAGATGTGTGTATTTTGAACAGATGGCTCTTTTTGGATGGATTTTGGATGATTAAGCAAGGTTGGAATGTATATGTTGTAGTAGAAGTTCCCCCCACTGTATTTTGAACTGATGACTATTTTGGATGGAATTTGGATGTATTTAGGTTGggttggaatgtatattttGAACAGATGGCTCTTTTGAATGAATTCTGTTTCTGTTGTAATTTTTGATTAGTGTCTTTCCCTTGCTTTTGTTGTACTATGTTCGCAGTTTATGAGTATTTTGCCTTGGCTTGTGCTATGCATGCAAGTATCCAATTTAAACAAGCTTAAAAGACAATTCTATGTAGTTGTGCTAAATTCATATTTGGTCCAAACTTCAAACTTCATCCAGAAATTGTGCAATCTACATTTAGCCTCAAAATGTACAttgaaccaaattcaaatgccACTGCATTGGTTAAGCCAAAACAAGGCACAAAAAGGCTACTACAtttgtaatgacccaaacctaaaattcatatttaattagtaatttattatgcggaaagacaagtttgccctttgactaaattatgaactcaaagttgactttttgaccgaaaaggaatgtgacaattccacatacgtcgttgcgtagagcacgatgacacgagttcatagacatgaAGTGGACTCGAAtaggagttttaacgaagaaaatacgattaaaatatcacgaggggcaaaatcgtaatttgaaaaatcaaatttttataaaaacctcAGCttcctatctctctctctctctctctctctctctctctctctctctctctccctcccgcgCCGTCCTCCTTCTCTCCTTCGCAACTCTAGCCACCGGCCACGCCTGTGGACGGGGTCGGTACCAAACTGACCGGGACGACGTCCTCTTCCAACCCCAGCTAGCTCCCGCCTCCAGCCGCCGCGGTTTCGCcggaatttggagaagaaacgGCCGACGTCGTCCGATCTTCACAgccgccgatctccctcctccggccactgTTTCAGTCGagccaggtatggattttgaacctctcgagctgttctagctgcctgttgggtaggaattAATCAGTTCTCAGTgtagctattggatttttgaacttgaagtttCGGCCGGttttcggcctccgtgttcggccacttccggtcagttttggggttggtccaagaacaaaaatgggTTCCAAATATGGGTGTTATACCTTGGGTAGGAGTTTTgagccttggttttgagattttccggcaatgtgtaatcgctttggacacccatcactgtcggcgcgtgcggcggcacgtgggcgagggtggtacCATGACACTATGTTCTGATGCGATCCTGAGGTCGTCACGAgagcataggaattcgcggatctcaatttggataccgtttgagcctcgaacggattttctatattgtgcgattatcgggttcaatactgttgaaccgttggatcgtaatcaattttagatatgttattcgagataattttagaaacgtgtaggattcgacggatcgtgaatcggagtcccggatactccgaaaatgtgaaccctagggctagggtttagaaattatgcgattacacgtTCGTgattaatccgaccgtccgatcgacaccaataccctcgggacatgtgtcctaaatatattggaccttctagcggcatctggatcatattgtgaggtcatggacccgtggggttccggattgaccttttggactttagcgctatTTGAGTTCCAAGATACCGCTaccccacgtggaaggaaagctgttatgggcatagAGATCACTTTAAACTaacgcacgtacttttaggagccgggggtagggtttttaatttaatactatattatattaatagaatattatggtcattgaatcaggcacccgggcaccagttgacccgcaggagggaccttcaagaggtccagcgagctcagactatcagtgagtggactctttgttttaataaatgaatttaaacagtttagtttcagttataagttgttttattctgttaaatattttatgttgcatgctgccgagtgaaatctcctttaaagaatataggaacagatattctcgttcattatcagataaatggcagcagagttttaaaggttacagaaagttaattattcataagattttcttcagaaaatttatattttcttaagtcaccttgtacccagatattaaatgttgccttcggattatatttgttgccttcggtttagtcagcatgcttgacagttgccccacgagttccttggtactcgaactcgtgtggagcgagtaatgcggataaaggtggactacggttccctgaatcctgcgagttgcggctcggactgacctcgtgtcactgagacctgcgagtatgtgtcacccatggtgatgcaaggaattgacggatataaggatttAACGGAAataggggtacacctaggtgatagttttcaattgttttcaaatgtatagttatatacatgcattgatttcagaaataaagaaaataagctagtttgtataactgtttttacagtggggttagtatgttcatatggtattttctaaactttgtttttgggtccactcaccctttttattgttttgcgcccccaggcagtagacgtgcacagaaATCCACCACcaggccacttcccatcttccgcgcctttcttctgatgtaggattttgttttgtaaaaagattcactcttttgtaaatttagtagacgctctgatgttttgccctagattgagatttgaactgttggaatgtatatatacatatgctggcagttggttgtatatatgtatacgtGTTTGGCAGgtaaaaatattttggtattgagccagttacaagggaaactctgccggttttccggtagaagtcaaccttgttatttttatcatgttttgtatagaagggcaaataggtcattgtgcccgacattcgccaggtgtcggacacgcacagggtctgactcgaattccaaagcgaaatttggatcgggtcctgtcaacatTCAACCACATGTCACTGCATTCGTTAAGTCAAAACAAGGCACAAAAAGGCCACTACATTCAACCAAAGCAACTAACCTACATTGAACCAAATCAAAACCTAACCTACTTTAACCAAATGAAAAGCtcagtaataaaaaaaacaacaacataaTCACAAGCAAACAACTCAGCAGCAGCCTTCgaaattttttctctctgtctcttagCTCTTGCACAATCTTCTTGTCTTTagctcttttctcttttaatgAGTTGATTCGTCTCAACAATCGACATATGACATGTTTGCCCTGCTCAGACATTTTGGGTCTTTCCAAGCCTTCCAACCACAGCCACCACCATACTTCTCTCTACAACACACATATAACCTCCTCCCTGCATTTTCATCAGACCAGCAAACAATCGTTTCAGCCTCAAATCCACACCGGCAGATACGCACCATATCATCTTCCGTAATAAAAGTGGTCGAACTTGATTCGGTAGAAGCTGCACATCTGTTCCTATGCATCCTATCTTCAACTGCAATTTCTTCTCTTATTCGTGAAATTGATGAACATCAGCGACGTGAGAAGGTTGGAAAGCTTGCAAATAGGGTTGGGTTTTGCCATCAAGGGTGGGTTCTGTGAAGAAGGGATGGTTTCTGTCGAATCTCCATGTCTGAAACGAAGGCTTCGTTCGAATAAAAGGGGGCTGAGGGTTGAGGGTATAGAATGGCGATATTACCCTCATGAGACGCCTCATGTGCCTTTCACGTGGTGTTTTTTACGGGCATTTGGATAGAATTGGAGAAAAACTAACGGCATGGGTGAAATTGGCGATTTCTTTTAATTCAAAGGCTAAATtggctgaaaaaataattcaggGGGGACATTTCGATAGTCGATATAGCCAGGGGGTTTTCGGCTGTTTACCCCTTTGACTATGGTTAAAAGTAtttcaacacaaaaataaagtcaaataataataaaataatatattttaacaatctctctctctctctctctctctctctctctcttctcccttgcCGACCCACTCTACTCCTGGGGCTCTATTCTCTACAACCACCCCAGCCACCATTCACTCCTCTACCTTCTTCACCCTCCACCACAATCACCACCCCACaccaaaaccccaaaaccctagccaccctCACCACGACACCacaaagaaataaacaaacaaaaagaaagcaagctattttcttggattttgggGTTGTGTATTGAGAAGCTACTGCTTCTTTTCTATAGCGAGATAAGagtctagagagagagaatgagaaagGGAAATGAGTGGAAAGAGGGGGATGGCGATGACTTAAGAGCTATCGGAAGAGGTTGGTCCTAAATTGATTCAATCTCTCTATTGAGttgggattttttatttggttagATGTGCAATCCAATGCGTGGTAAAGAAGGGAATTGTGGAGTTGAGGGAGGGAATGGGGTTTGGAGTTGCGGCAGGGAATGGCTGTAGGGAATAGAGCCTCAAGGGTGTGGGTGGGTCAACaatgggggagagagagagagagagagagagagagagagagttttaaaGAAGNNNNNNNNNNNNNNNNNNNNNNNNNNNNNNNNNNNNNNNNNNNNNNNNNNNNNNNNNNNNNNNNNNNNNNNNNNNNNNNNNNNNNNNNNNNNNNNNNNNNNNNNNNNNNNNNNNNNNNNNNNNNNNNNNNNNNNNNNNNNNNNNNNNNNNNNNNNNNNNNNNNNNNNNNNNNNNNNNNNNNNNNNNNNNNNNNNNNNNNNNNNNNNNNNNNNNNNNNNNNNNNNNNNNNNNNNNNNNNNNNNNNNNNNNNNNNNNNNNNNNNNNNNNNNNNNNNNNNNNNNNNNNNNNNNNNNNNNNNNNNNNNNNNNNNNNNNNNNNNNNNNNNNNNNNNNNNNNNNNNNNNNNNNNNNNNNNNNNNNNNNNNNNNNNNNNNNNNNNNNNNNNNNNNNNNNNNNNNNNNNNNNNNNNNNNNNNNNNNNNNNNNNNNNNNNNNNNNNNNNNNNNNNNNNNNNNNNNNNNNNNNNNNNNNNNNNNNNNNNNNNNNNNNNNNNNNNNNNNNNNNNNNNNNNNNNNNNNNNNNNNNNNNNNNNNNNNNNNNNNNNNNNNNNNNNNNNNNNNNNNNNNNNNNNNNNNNNNNNNNNNNNNNNNNNNNNNNNNNNNNNNNNNNNNNNNNNNNNNNNNNNNNNNNNNNNNNNNNNNNNNNNNNNNNNNNNNNNNNNNNNNNNNNNNNNNNNNNNNNNNNNNNNNNNNNNNNNNNNNNNNNNNNNNNNNNNNNNNNNNNNNNNNNNNNNNNNNNNNNNNNNNNNNNNNNNNNNNNNNNNNNNNNNNNNNNNNNNNNNNNNNNNNNNNNNNNNNNNNNNNNNNNNNNNNNNNNNNNNNNNNNNNNNNNNNNNNNNNNNNNNNNNNNNNNNNNNNNNNNNNNNNNNNNNNNNNNNNNNNNNNNNNNNNNNNNNNNNNNNNNNNNNNNNNNNNNNNNNNNNNNNNNNNNNNNNNNNNNNNNNNNNNNNNNNNNNNNNNNNNNNNNNNNNNNNNNNNNNNNNNNNNNNNNNNNNNNNNNNNNNNNNNNNNNNNNNNNNNNNNNNNNNNNNNNNNNNNNNNNNNNNNNNNNNNNNNNNNNNNNNNNNNNNNNNNNNNNNNNNNNNNNNNNNNNNNNNNNNNNNNNNNNNNNNNNNNNNNNNNNNNNNNNNNNNNNNNNNNNNNNNNNNNNNNNGGGTTAAAGTGGTAAGCAAAAATACTCCCATTATGTTAAGGTTCCTATTGGGTGAGGAGAGGGgagataaaatttttaaaaatgtaaaaaGTTGGAAGTCTTTTGATATTTTCAATgtgtattaattatttttaaaaattaataatatattttaaatgtaaTCTTAACCATTGAAAAcctcctttatatatatacacaacaaTCTATACTATTTGTTCCTTcttaatcaaagtaatttgtGCTTATATGTTATATGTGTAAAAAGTATTAAACTTGCATTCAATATGTTGGTTTTGCTCTAGACAATTGGAATACTATAATTATCAAGCTCCGATGAATAtacttattttatatatggtGTTTCatgtataaaataattttataatcgaaagtttaaactttaaatgaagatagtttaaaatttttaaaaatacatacCAACATAGAATACAAAATGGAATAGTATGATTCTCTCTATTTACCACATATGTAGTACGTTTGCATATAACAAGCACACATatgcatttttgttatattCAAACAAGCACATTTGTCAAAAATATGTAGTCTTAAAGTTATATACTACTATGTTTagtatatttttttggctgaGCCTATATTagtatatatgaatatttgtATGTGGGTActaaaatataacaaataagaaatgaaatatatatacgACCTATACACTAAAAATAATGCAATATATAATTAGAAACTCTgaattttttggaaaaattagATCAGATCGGAGAATTTCGGAATTTTTCGAATtagaatttcagaattttcgGCATTTATTGGAAATATCGGAATCGAATTTATGGGAgtcgatttttttttaaaatattcagaCCGAAATTGGTCGAAAACGAATTTTTCAATCCAATTTACACCGCTAGACTAGAAGATTGGggactataattttttatttttttttattttggtgagAAAGGGATTGGAATATTTGGGTTGTAGTAGTGGGGCAGGTTGGATCTTGATTATCTAGTGGAGGGTGGGAGCTGTGGAGACAGGGAGAGATGACGGGTTATAGGGTTCGTGGAGGGAAGATGCTAAGAATATTAGGGTAGGGGCGGTGGGGTTGGGGGAAGCGTGGTGGTTGGAcataaccaaaaaagaagCCCTTATCGGTAGGAGGAGGAGGCTGGGGAGTGGTTGATTTCtaaaaaatgttattttaatgttaatttttatattatattatatctttatttttattttatattatgagttctttttattttaattgactaggtttggatttttttacACATGAAATTACCAAAAAGCCCCTgccacataatcaattttgccGGCCTTTTGAATGGAGTTAACAACAAGAGACAACTTAAAATACCAAACATAAGTCAATGaagaaaagtgaaatttgACCATAATTTCAAGAGTACTACGATAAATAAGCCTTTTTAGGAAATATTAGAAGTGGTTTTGCTATTGCTGACAATCAAAATCAAGCACTCAATAGCATTTGAAGCATTTGAAGAGACTATTTCagaagttcttttttttttccctccttTATACAACGGATATTGGGAAAGGGgagaaatcaaacctaaaacctaagaagagaaaaaactcttaatcacttgagttACAAATCTCTTGCCACATGCCCCCTTGCATGCTAAAATAAAGAGGACTAAAATGTAACCTCGAAACAAAAGTACAATTACAGCATGGGCTAATAGATAGACACCGCGCATAAACTAGAGGGAACCAAAAGGTAATTAACCttcaatgaaaataataaGGAAATTTCATTTGGAGCCAGCCAGCTGCACTTTTTAGGCATTGGATTATCAAAAGGCTAAAAAGGTCATGTTGTGGTTTTATCGAGAAGGAAAACttggaaaagagagaaatgtaactttttattttaaagattgATCAACAATTTTGTGTCTCAAAAATCGAAATGAAAACTTCAATATTTATTGACATTTTAAAGTATGAAGACCCAACGTAATTTCACTATAAGAGCCATTGTATTGGCCCCGGAGAAACCAGTGGAGTACAACATTATATTTGAATGTTCCGCAAGATCACAAGTACTTGACCATACCACGACCCTCCACACTTAGTTTTGTGGCCTGAAGCTGCTTCTTCTTCGGTGCCTTCAACTGCTGCAACTTCCTATTCATCTGCcattacaaaaaatacaaagaatatataaaatattaacGTTTCTTTATATACTATATCAATGGAGATTTTGCAAAGGGCACCTCAACAAGAAGCATACAATTGAATAGTGGAGTCCAATTTTCCTGTTACCAAATGCCCTTTGGCCACCCTGTTTCCCTTAGTTTTTTGACATGTGGCAAACCACTTAACAGCACTTAACTCTGTTAAAGTCCACCTCTCATCATCCCACCCAGCCAACTACCATCCTCCCGTCCGCCTTAACCCTCTCGGATCCAACCCAACCCGACCATCACAGCCCATCCCACCCCATCTGctctcacacacactctctctctctcatccaaaTTCTATTATGTGCTTTAAACGGGTTGCAATGAGTCTGAATCTTCCATGTGTATGTGGCTTTCGTCCATTAGACTTGGTTTTGCCATAAAACACATTCAACCCAACAGAAAACAATAATCATTTGATGTTCATCTACGGTGTGGGTTTCAAAAGGCATCTTCCCAAACGTCTCTTGCCCACTCGAACTCCAGCTCCTCACCCTTTGATGAATCTGATGACAATTATGTTAATGTTTGCACCACACATACCAACTTCCAACAACTCCAATACAACCTATTTCTTCTCTGAACTAGATACCTTGAGGTTGATAGCAACCTCAACAGTATAAGGAACGAACCCAATTTGAcattttccttcttccatCAATTGAAGGGAGATGGGTTTCCAACAAGATATTCCGTGCTTATTAGAATCTTATGCTCGTGGGGTTTGGGTTggcacacagagagagagagagagagagagagagagagagagagagagagagagagagagagagagagagagagagagagagagagaagcctAGGTGGTGGGGTTTGGTTGGATCCGAGAGGGCTTAAGTCGGAGGAGGAAGGATGGGGGTTGGCTGGGTGGGTTGGATGATGGGAGGTAGACTTAACAGAGTAGTAAAGGTACACCCACGGCCCAATAAAGGGAAAATAACCTAAGCTGCGCATGGGTAGAAGTAACAGATCTAAAGGTAGCTGAAAGAAATTCTCAAACAATGGAAACCTTGTTCAGATTGTTGACCGTACTAGATGGAAAAAATGATGCCCACTTAGATGCCGAGTAGCTaccacatattttattttgtttatcaatttgtgcttatatatatttaccaGTAGCAAAAAGGAAACCCACCTTCATACGGCGCTGATCCTGTATCGCTTGTTTAGCACGGGCTCTGATTTCATCAGGATCAATCTTAGATTGTGGGCGCACCACAAAATCCATTGGTGTCGCTTCTGGCCTTGAGGCATGTTGCCTAGAAGATGATTGGCCAGATTTTCTTTCCCTGTATCGAagtcaaaattaaaatgaaagaaatgcCCCTTAGACAAAAGCGCCAGAACAAATAAGCAGCAATTGAAGTTTAACCCTTTGGGATTATTAAGAAGCATGTTTAATCTATCCTCAAATTATACCTTGAAAATTCATCCAAGTCCAGATCACCATCTCTAGATTCCATTCCTGTACCATTATTCACTGGCCTGTgtaataaaatatcaaatgtaATTTAATACAACTAAATGCACCAGATTTAAAGAAAACGTATATTGAGTTCAACACGGATTTGCATGCATGCATAGGAGCAATAAGGTATTGTTcacacaaggaaaaaaaaaagtctcacAGTACTTTTTCACTGGTGGCCTTCTAAAGGGAACCCTGTCATCATCAATGTTTCTCATATCCTCAAACCTCGTACTTTTATTAAATATAGGTCGACTCTGCAGTCATGTGAAACAGATCAGATGTCAACACCATTGCATACAAAACATAAAGAATACCATTTAGTGAGCATTAAAACTGGGATTAACAAATAATTAGCATCTCAAGGAAAATTTATCTATGGTTAATGGGGAAATGGGGTTCTTCAATCTGATTAGTGCCACAGttttttcaatgaaaataTCCTTAAGAAGAATAAGATCTGCAcgtatttttatatgaaagaaaaattggcAGAAAAACTCCATATGGCTATGGAAGGCAAGAACTggagaacaaaacaaattacccATTTGTCAACCAATTCCTTCGCAAGCTTTCTGTTGGAAGTTGTTTCCTCATCagattttgacaaaaacatGATGACCTGCCCAAGAACAAAGTAGATCAGTTCAAGTTGTCACATTAATTGGAAATCCATAACAATTGTTTGAAGCCTCGTAAAATCataaccttcttttttttttttttttttccctaagaAAGCAGATCCTAACCTTTCCAAGGCCACTCTTTTTCAGTTGTTCTCTTCTATCATATTGCTCTAGATCAATGGGGAACTGCATAGCAGAAGCAACATTTCAGGTTCTACTGTTGACAACCATTACTAAATGTCACATACTAAAATGGGTAAGAAGGTATATACATCTGTCAAAATCTTCAAAATTGCTGCAcgtatatttatatttggtaAACTTCCATCAGGAAGAGGTTCAAGCCAATTCTTCAGCAGAGTTAGCACTCCATGATCTAAGAACTCTTGTTGAAGCTGCTTCCTGCAAAGACCACAGCTAAAATCAGAAAGTattctcacaatttttttttgaaaaggaaaagtatTCTTACAATTgatagagagagggagagagatatatatcgCATGCAACCAGCTTACTTTGAGAGGACCTCTGTAAGAAGAGGCAACTTCTTGAGCTTATTAATGGCAGGTTTCCCCTGTCTATTAAATTCTGCATCTTCTTCAGCTGTAACCTCGAGCTCAGCCATGACATTCTCAACCAGCAATGCTATTTCTGCTGgacttttttcatttttcttccttttcttacCCATCTTAAAGAGTTCCTTGatttcatcatcttcctcaCCCTCCTCAGCCtagaaaaatccaaacaataaacaaatatgaaaaagctATTCCCATGACGAAACCATATAGACAAAAGTAGTAAGCAATAAACATGCTTAGTGAGTCATCAGTTGCAATCAACATCAGGTATCTGATATAAGTTGAAGACAGGAAACGTTGTCTATCAACCAAAGTTCCACTATATCTTGTGCCTTTAAATTCCATGCTGTGGCATTATAACATTAGCATATAGATCTAAGGAtgatagaaaacaaaaacctgaGGATGATGACTAGGAGAGCGTTCATTGTCGCTTCCATACCGGTCAGCAGGATGCA
This genomic interval carries:
- the LOC18777281 gene encoding protein IWS1 homolog 1; this encodes MAFEDDPYRDEDGEPLMDYDDFGAGRDPSPEPHQDDGLEDNDDLRDRDQSQTPVYDADPSSLKSKPRKRLIKKSHVGKLPVSSDLVDDDGEDGDEGSGKRLKKEKRHKGEKKGPKFPRRSFSDKAATDGEVKEMWDTIAGGDSEDDQEGVRTFDDDNFIDDTGVHPADRYGSDNERSPSHHPQAEEGEEDDEIKELFKMGKKRKKNEKSPAEIALLVENVMAELEVTAEEDAEFNRQGKPAINKLKKLPLLTEVLSKKQLQQEFLDHGVLTLLKNWLEPLPDGSLPNINIRAAILKILTDFPIDLEQYDRREQLKKSGLGKVIMFLSKSDEETTSNRKLAKELVDKWSRPIFNKSTRFEDMRNIDDDRVPFRRPPVKKPVNNGTGMESRDGDLDLDEFSRERKSGQSSSRQHASRPEATPMDFVVRPQSKIDPDEIRARAKQAIQDQRRMKMNRKLQQLKAPKKKQLQATKLSVEGRGMVKYL